From Serratia fonticola:
ATAATGGTTATCTCTGCGATAGCCAAAAACGAAGGTTTTATCGAACAGATCGCATGAAATCCTCGCGTTTCCATCTACTCTAGATCACAAGGTTCAGAGCGGATCACGCTTGATAATAAAAGTAGCACAAAAATGCCACGAACACGCATATTTATTAACATCTTGATCTTTGGTGCTTTGCCGTCATAGATTAGGACTATCTCCACTATGATTTTCCATATTTGCAATGAATGTCTCGTTTTTAAACTTGGCGTTACATAAAATGACAACCGAAATTCAGCCTGCCTCAAATTTGGAGCAAACATGTCCCATATTGCGCACTTTGCGTTAGCGTTAGTGGTGGTTGCAATCCTGGCCCTGTTAGTGTGCCGCGATCGTAAAAACATCCGCATCCGCTATGTTATTCAGTTGTTGGTTATTGAAGTGTTACTGGCCTATTTCTTCCTGAACTCGGAAGCAGGTTTAGGCTTTGTAAAAGGCTTTGCAGCAATGTTCGACAAGTTGCTCGGGTTTGCGGGGCAAGGGACTGATTTTGTGTTCGGCGGGATGGGTGACAAAGGCCTGGCCTTCTTCTTCCTGAAGGTGCTGTGCCCAATCGTGTTCATCTCTGCCCTGATCGGTATTCTGCAATACATCAAAGTGCTGCCGTTTATCATCCGCATCATCGGGACCGTGCTGTCTAAAGTGAACGGTATGGGCAAACTGGAATCCTTCAACGCCGTCAGTTCGTTGATCCTGGGCCAGTCTGAGAACTTCATTGCCTACAAAGATGTGCTGGGCAAGATGTCAGAAAAACGCATGTACACCATGGCCGCTACCGCGATGTCGACAGTTTCCATGTCCATCGTTGGCGCATACATGACCATGCTGGATGCCAAGTATGTCGTGGCGGCGCTGGTACTGAACATGTTCAGCACCTTTATCGTCCTCTCACTGGTCAACCCTTATGACACCAGTAAAGAAGAAGAGCTGCACCTCGGCAATCTGCACGAAGGCCAAAGCTTCTTTGAAATGCTGGGTGAATACATTCTGGCAGGCTTCAAGGTGGCGATTATCGTTGCCGCGATGCTGATTGGCTTTATCGCTCTGATTGCCGCGCTTAACGGCCTGTTCAGCGCCATCTTCGGCCTGAGCTTCCAGGAAATCCTGGGCTACTTCTTCTATCCATTTGCCTGGATCCTTGGCGTGCCTAAGCACGAAGCGCTGCAGGTTGGCAGCATCATGGCGACCAAGCTGGTTTCCAACGAATTCGTTGCCATGATGGAACTACAGAAAATCGGTGCTGAGCTGTCCCCACGCAGCATGGGTATTCTGTCCGTGTTCCTGGTGTCCTTCGCCAACTTCTCTTCTATCGGTATCGTAGCCGGTGCGATTAAAGGGTTGAACGAGCATCAGGGCAACGTGGTTTCACGTTTCGGCCTGAAGCTGGTTTACGGCTCTACCCTGGTTAGCCTGCTGTCAGCAGCCATCACAGGCCTGGTTCTGGGCTAACAGCTTTAGAATCGACAAGTTCTAGTCTTAAGACGCCCGATGAAGTTTATCGGGCGTTTTTTATTTGATGGCCCAATGACAATACTGCTCGAACTGAAGGGGAGGAATAGACACAACATGCGGCGGCGTTCTTACAGCACAAAAGCAAAAAGCCGACCCAAGGGTCGGCTTTTCAAATGGTGGTGGAGCTAGACGGGATCGAACCGTCGACCTCTTGCATGCCATGCAAGCGCTCTCCCAGCTGAGCTATAGCCCCACAAAAGTGGTACGCATTAACCGTGCGTTACGGTATTCCCCAACCTTCCTGAGATAAAAGGTTGGTGGAGCTAGACGGGATCGAACCGTCGACCTCTTGCATGCCATGCAAGCGCTCTCCCAGCTGAGCTATAGCCCCAATCCACAATCACGAAATCCTGTGAACGGGGCGCATGATATGAAACCCCAGAAACCCTGTCAACGGCTAAATTGAATTCCTCGATCAAGCGCTGAAAAAGCCGCCAAATCAGCGCGTTTAATGCTAAAAAACCATCGCTTTGGGCACAAAACAAACCAGCAAGAAAAAAGCCCCACGAATCGCTTCGCAGGGCTTTGTCGGTTTAGCTGGCAACTAACGGTCAGGCTTGCGCTTCACGCTCGGCAATATAAGCCAACGCCTGGTCGATACGCTTGAGGGAGCGAGCCTGGCCGATAGCATGTACGGTAACGTCCATGCCCGGTGACTGGCCAGCGCCAGTGACCGCGACGCGCAATGGCATCCCTACTTTGCCCATACCCACGCCCAGTTCGTCTGCGGTGCCCTGAATGGCATCGTGCACGTTCTCTGGCGTCCAGTTGGTAATAGCGGCCAATTTGGCGCGTACGGCCTCCAGCGGCTGGCGTGCGACCGGACGCAGGTGTTTCTTCGCCGCATCGGCGTCAAACTCGCTGAAGTCCTGGTAGAAGTAATGGCAAGACTCCGCCATCTCCTTGAGGGTTTTACAACGCTCGCCCAGCAGTTTGACCAGATCTTTCAGTTCTGGACCGTTGCGGGTTTCAATCCCCTGCTGCTCAACATGCCATGCCAGATACACCGCTACTTCTTCCGCTGGCATATGGTTGATGTAGTGATGGTTCAACCACTGCAGCTTCTCGGTGTTGAAGGCGCTGGCGGATTTGTTGATCGCATCCAGAGTGAAGAACTCTTTCATCTCATCAATAGAGAAGATTTCCTGATCGCCATGGGACCAGCCCAGACGCACCAGATAGTTCAACAACGCCTGCGGCAGGTAGCCATCATCGCGGTATTGCATCACGCCAACGGCACCGTGGCGTTTAGACAGCTTTTTACCGTCATCACCCAGGATCATCGACACGTGAGCATATTCCGGCACCGGTGCGCCCAGCGCTTTCAGGATGTTGATTTGGCGCGGCGTGTTGTTGATATGGTCTTCACCACGGATCACGTGGGTGATTTCCATATCCCAGTCATCGATCACTACGCAGAAGTTATAGGTTGGCGCACCGTCGGTACGGCGAATGATCAGATCGTCCAGCTCCTGGTTGCTGAATTCGATTGGGCCACGGATTTTATCGTCGAAGATGACCGAGCCTTCCTGTGGGTTACGGAAACGCACAACGTGTGGCTCATCGGCAGTGTGGCTGCACTGACTATCGCGGCAATGACCGTCATAGCGTGGTTTCTCGCCGTTTTCCATTTGCTTTTCACGCAGCGCTTCCAGGCGTTCTTTCGAGCAATAGCACTTATAGGCCGTTCCCTGTTGCAGCATTTCATCAATGACCGCGTTGTAGCGATCGAAACGCTTGGTCTGGAAGTACGGACCTTCATCCCAATCCAGATTTAACCAGTTCATGCCATCCATAATTGCGTCGATAGCTTCCTGGGTTGAACGTTCGAGATCGGTATCTTCGATACGCAATACAAACTCACCGCCGAAATGGCGGCTGAACAACCAGGAATAGAGCGCAGTACGGGCGCCGCCGACGTGCAGATAGCCGGTCGGGCTTGGGGCGAAACGGGTTTTGATTTTCATTGGGTTCACTGCCTTATTACGCAACGCGTGTCAGCGGAGTGCCGACGATTGCTCGGAATGTAAAATAGTGGACGACATTCTACCACTCCATGCTAATTCCTCAACGCCGACGCGCTATCGGCCACTACGCTTTGCGGCCCGCTACGCATGATACTGTGCAAAGAATCGTCCTGGTCGGCGATAAATATCGCATCCTGTCTAAATTTGCGGCGAACGATTGAAATCATTTTAAAAACCGTTGACTCACTTTCAACTATCCCTATAATGCGACTCCAACAAGACGGGGTGATTAGCTCAGTTGGTAGAGCATCTCCTTTACACGGAGGGGGTCGGCGGTTCGAGCCCGTCATCACCCACCATCTTGTTAACGCAGTAAGAAATGAGAACAATGAGGGTGATTAGCTCAGTTGGTAGAGCATCTCCTTTACACGGAGGGGGTCGGCGGTTCGAGCCCGTCATCACCCACCATCATTCTCTCATTTGGTAGTATCTGGAAGTCCTGAAGTGGGTGATTAGCTCAGTTGGTAGAGCATCTCCTTTACACGGAGGGGGTCGGCGGTTCGAGCCCGTCATCACCCACCATTTCAGCTTCAAAAAGCAGTACACCACATTCGTGGGTCGTTAGCTCAGTTGGTAGAGCAGTTGACTTTTAATCAATTGGTCGCAGGTTCGAATCCTGCACGACCCACCACTATTTAGAAAAAGGCGCCTTTAGGCGCCTTTTTCGCATGTGCGCTCCCCACTCACGTACTGTCTCCCTCACCACATACGCAAAAAAGGGTCGTGTGGGTGAGAACCTGCGTTCAGGTTCGAGTCTCGCTTGCGAGACAACGGCGGCGGCCGGTCATCCTGCACGACCCACCGTACCGGTGTCTAATGTCCGCACCCTACGACTCTTTTGACCTACCCGGCGATCGCCCCCTCAGCCCACGGTGATATCTCCCTCACCCTAACCCTCTCCCCAAGGAGAGGGAACAGTCTGTGCTACCAGTTATTCCTCCATTAACCTAACCGCCGTAAAGAAATAAATATTTTAAAGGCAATTAGTTACTAACCATCAAAAACAAAAAGGGAGCCCAACTCGGCTCCCTACGGTTTTAACGCATTGGCAATAACTCAAGCCGCCAACGTCGCCCCACCATCAATCACAATATCCTGCATCGTGATATGGCTAGCCCGGTCAGACGCCAGGAACAGAATCGCATCGGCAATTTCCTGCGGCTGGGCAATCTTGCCCAACGGGATACCCAACTTAAACTGGTCGGGGAA
This genomic window contains:
- a CDS encoding NupC/NupG family nucleoside CNT transporter; translated protein: MSHIAHFALALVVVAILALLVCRDRKNIRIRYVIQLLVIEVLLAYFFLNSEAGLGFVKGFAAMFDKLLGFAGQGTDFVFGGMGDKGLAFFFLKVLCPIVFISALIGILQYIKVLPFIIRIIGTVLSKVNGMGKLESFNAVSSLILGQSENFIAYKDVLGKMSEKRMYTMAATAMSTVSMSIVGAYMTMLDAKYVVAALVLNMFSTFIVLSLVNPYDTSKEEELHLGNLHEGQSFFEMLGEYILAGFKVAIIVAAMLIGFIALIAALNGLFSAIFGLSFQEILGYFFYPFAWILGVPKHEALQVGSIMATKLVSNEFVAMMELQKIGAELSPRSMGILSVFLVSFANFSSIGIVAGAIKGLNEHQGNVVSRFGLKLVYGSTLVSLLSAAITGLVLG
- the gltX gene encoding glutamate--tRNA ligase; protein product: MKIKTRFAPSPTGYLHVGGARTALYSWLFSRHFGGEFVLRIEDTDLERSTQEAIDAIMDGMNWLNLDWDEGPYFQTKRFDRYNAVIDEMLQQGTAYKCYCSKERLEALREKQMENGEKPRYDGHCRDSQCSHTADEPHVVRFRNPQEGSVIFDDKIRGPIEFSNQELDDLIIRRTDGAPTYNFCVVIDDWDMEITHVIRGEDHINNTPRQINILKALGAPVPEYAHVSMILGDDGKKLSKRHGAVGVMQYRDDGYLPQALLNYLVRLGWSHGDQEIFSIDEMKEFFTLDAINKSASAFNTEKLQWLNHHYINHMPAEEVAVYLAWHVEQQGIETRNGPELKDLVKLLGERCKTLKEMAESCHYFYQDFSEFDADAAKKHLRPVARQPLEAVRAKLAAITNWTPENVHDAIQGTADELGVGMGKVGMPLRVAVTGAGQSPGMDVTVHAIGQARSLKRIDQALAYIAEREAQA